Proteins encoded by one window of Streptomyces sp. NBC_01571:
- a CDS encoding NUDIX domain-containing protein produces the protein MTGRRSAGLLLYRRTEGGLEVLLGHMGGPFFARRDAGAWTVPKGEYEPEETAWDAARREFREELGLPPPDGEAVPLGEVLQAGGKVVTAWAIEADLDPATVVPGTFEMEWPPRSGRRQEFPELDRVEWFGLDRARAVVVPAQAAFVDRLAEHQD, from the coding sequence GCAGCGCGGGACTGCTGTTGTACCGACGCACCGAGGGCGGCCTGGAGGTACTGCTCGGCCATATGGGCGGCCCGTTCTTCGCGCGGCGCGACGCCGGGGCGTGGACCGTGCCCAAGGGCGAGTACGAGCCCGAAGAGACCGCCTGGGACGCCGCGCGCCGCGAGTTCCGGGAGGAGCTGGGGCTGCCCCCGCCCGACGGGGAGGCGGTCCCGCTCGGCGAGGTCCTGCAGGCGGGCGGCAAGGTCGTCACGGCCTGGGCGATCGAGGCGGACCTCGACCCGGCCACCGTGGTCCCGGGCACCTTCGAGATGGAGTGGCCGCCCAGATCGGGGCGCCGTCAGGAGTTCCCCGAGCTGGACCGGGTGGAGTGGTTCGGCCTGGACCGGGCGCGGGCGGTCGTGGTTCCGGCACAGGCGGCGTTTGTGGACCGGCTGGCGGAGCACCAGGACTGA
- a CDS encoding NADP-dependent succinic semialdehyde dehydrogenase, translating to MPIATVNPANGETLMTYDALGAEEIERRLEKAETTFRTYRTTSFAERARLMHRAADLLDADQDAIGRVMTTEMGKPVKQARAEAAKCAKSMRWYADHAAELLADELPADADVKDSGASRVLVRYRPLGPVLAVMPWNFPLWQVIRFAAPALMAGNVGLLKHASNVPQTALYLEDLFRRAGFPEGCFQTLLIGSGAVEDILRDPRVRAATLTGSEPAGRAVASVAGDEIKKTVLELGGSDPYVVMPSADVDRAARTAVTARVQNNGQSCIAAKRFIVHTDVFDAFAERFTAGMAALKVGDPLDEDTDVGPLSSEQGRRDLEELVDDAVENGASVLCGGERPEGFDQHGWYYAPTVLADITPAMRVHQEETFGPVATLYRAADLDEAVALANDTPFGLSSNVWTRDETEIDRFVRDLEAGAVYVNGMTASHAAFPFGGVKRSGYGRELAEHGIREFCNITTVWHGA from the coding sequence ATGCCCATCGCGACGGTGAACCCGGCGAACGGCGAGACGCTCATGACGTACGACGCGCTCGGTGCCGAGGAGATCGAGCGCCGGCTCGAGAAGGCCGAGACCACGTTCCGCACCTATCGCACCACGTCCTTCGCCGAACGGGCCCGGCTGATGCACCGGGCCGCCGACCTCCTCGACGCGGACCAGGACGCCATCGGCCGGGTGATGACCACGGAGATGGGCAAGCCGGTCAAGCAGGCCCGCGCGGAGGCCGCCAAGTGCGCGAAGTCGATGCGCTGGTACGCCGACCACGCGGCCGAGCTGCTCGCCGACGAGCTGCCCGCCGACGCGGACGTCAAGGACTCCGGCGCCTCCCGCGTCCTGGTGCGCTACCGCCCGCTGGGCCCGGTACTGGCCGTCATGCCGTGGAACTTCCCGCTCTGGCAGGTGATCCGGTTCGCCGCGCCCGCGCTGATGGCGGGCAACGTCGGCCTGCTCAAGCACGCCTCCAACGTGCCGCAGACCGCCCTCTACCTGGAGGACCTGTTCCGCCGGGCGGGCTTCCCCGAGGGCTGCTTCCAGACGCTGCTGATCGGCTCGGGCGCCGTCGAGGACATCCTGCGCGACCCGCGGGTCAGGGCGGCGACGCTCACCGGGAGTGAACCGGCCGGGCGCGCCGTGGCGTCGGTGGCCGGTGACGAGATCAAGAAGACGGTCCTCGAACTCGGCGGCAGCGACCCGTACGTCGTGATGCCGTCCGCCGACGTCGACCGGGCCGCGCGGACCGCCGTGACCGCCCGGGTGCAGAACAACGGGCAGTCGTGCATCGCCGCCAAGCGGTTCATCGTCCACACGGACGTGTTCGACGCCTTCGCCGAGCGCTTCACTGCGGGCATGGCGGCCCTGAAGGTCGGCGACCCGCTGGACGAGGACACGGACGTCGGTCCGCTCTCCAGCGAGCAGGGCCGTCGCGACCTGGAGGAACTCGTCGACGACGCGGTGGAGAACGGTGCGAGCGTCCTGTGCGGCGGGGAACGCCCCGAGGGGTTCGACCAGCACGGCTGGTACTACGCGCCGACCGTCCTCGCCGACATCACTCCCGCGATGCGCGTCCACCAGGAGGAGACCTTCGGTCCCGTCGCCACGCTGTACCGCGCCGCCGACCTGGACGAGGCGGTGGCTCTCGCCAACGACACGCCGTTCGGCCTGAGTTCGAACGTATGGACGCGCGACGAGACCGAGATCGACCGATTCGTACGGGATCTGGAGGCGGGTGCCGTGTACGTCAACGGGATGACGGCCTCGCACGCGGCGTTCCCGTTCGGCGGGGTCAAGCGGTCCGGCTACGGTCGAGAGCTGGCGGAGCACGGGATCCGCGAGTTCTGCAACATCACCACCGTATGGCACGGAGCGTAA
- a CDS encoding DUF6213 family protein, which yields MNREVTLPLIVDDRGTLQVAAADVSKLLRTLGGRWLHLVEAGEGGLDEDTVAALTIELAKLADRIDVACIAHSSGNASG from the coding sequence GTGAACCGCGAAGTTACCCTGCCTCTGATCGTCGACGACCGCGGCACGTTGCAGGTGGCGGCCGCCGACGTCAGCAAACTGCTGCGCACGCTGGGCGGCCGGTGGCTGCATCTGGTGGAGGCCGGTGAGGGCGGGCTCGACGAGGACACGGTGGCGGCGCTGACCATCGAACTCGCCAAGCTCGCCGACCGGATCGATGTGGCGTGCATCGCCCACAGCAGCGGGAACGCCTCCGGCTAG
- a CDS encoding transcriptional regulator: MARTARELLESTAGKLAPDPHANRLLPLIARGAAQRSTLAALALEQGHVIPADRRAFLHLAERPDTGPEAAAFFTELAEGEALALDRLAAYADACGADEALGAAYEPLAGCQSYPAYVAWLAMNGSPADAVLALTANFAAWGGYCATIAEALRRHYGFDDEACGFFDHFAGPAPELRRRALAAVQEGLGADRVDEDRAHRHGRMLQTYETAFWHALWEQDQRVP, from the coding sequence ATGGCGCGCACGGCCAGGGAACTGCTGGAGAGCACCGCAGGGAAACTCGCCCCGGACCCCCATGCCAACCGGCTGCTGCCGCTGATCGCCCGGGGCGCGGCACAGCGCTCCACCCTCGCCGCCCTCGCCCTGGAACAGGGCCATGTGATCCCCGCGGACCGCCGGGCGTTCCTGCATCTGGCCGAACGGCCGGACACCGGACCCGAGGCGGCGGCCTTCTTCACCGAGCTCGCGGAGGGTGAGGCGCTCGCCCTGGACCGGCTGGCCGCCTATGCGGACGCCTGCGGGGCGGACGAGGCGCTCGGGGCGGCGTACGAGCCGCTCGCGGGCTGTCAGAGCTATCCCGCGTACGTCGCCTGGCTCGCCATGAACGGTTCGCCCGCCGACGCGGTCCTCGCCCTGACCGCCAACTTCGCCGCCTGGGGTGGCTATTGCGCGACGATCGCCGAGGCCCTGCGCCGCCACTACGGTTTCGACGACGAGGCCTGCGGTTTCTTCGACCACTTCGCCGGGCCCGCGCCGGAGCTGCGGCGGCGGGCGCTGGCCGCCGTGCAGGAGGGGCTGGGGGCCGACCGGGTCGACGAGGACCGGGCACACCGCCACGGCCGAATGCTCCAGACCTACGAGACGGCCTTCTGGCACGCCCTGTGGGAGCAGGACCAACGCGTCCCGTGA
- a CDS encoding type III polyketide synthase, which produces MHPSAGGREFPGRRKKARSMATLCKPSVSVPEHVITMEETLELASSRHPDHPQLPLALRLIENTGVKTRHIVQPIEETLKHPGFEDRNKIYESEAKARVPAVVQRALDDAELLTTDIDMIIYVSCTGFMMPSLTAWLINTMDFNSDTRQMPIAQLGCAAGGAAINRAHDFCTAYPEGNALIVACEFCSLCYQPTDLGVGSLLSNGLFGDGIAAAVVRGRGGTGIKLERNGSYLIPKTEEWIMYDVRATGFHFLLDKRVPGTMEPLAPALHSLARQHGWDASDLDFYIIHAGGPRILDDLSKFLEVPPDAFRFSRATLTEYGNIASAVVLDAARRLFDEGGAEHASRGLLAGFGPGITAEMSLGRWQNHDGEPA; this is translated from the coding sequence ATCCATCCTTCCGCCGGGGGACGCGAGTTCCCCGGAAGGCGAAAGAAGGCGCGCTCAATGGCGACTTTGTGCAAACCCTCGGTCTCCGTCCCGGAACACGTGATCACGATGGAGGAGACGCTGGAACTGGCGAGCTCCCGCCACCCGGACCACCCCCAACTGCCGCTGGCACTTCGGCTGATCGAGAACACCGGTGTCAAGACCCGGCACATCGTGCAGCCCATCGAAGAGACGCTCAAGCACCCCGGCTTCGAGGACCGCAACAAGATCTACGAGAGTGAGGCGAAGGCCCGCGTCCCCGCGGTCGTGCAGCGTGCGCTGGACGACGCCGAACTCCTCACCACCGACATCGACATGATCATCTACGTGTCGTGCACCGGGTTCATGATGCCCTCGCTCACGGCCTGGCTGATCAACACGATGGACTTCAACAGCGACACCCGGCAGATGCCCATAGCGCAGCTGGGCTGTGCCGCCGGCGGCGCCGCGATCAACCGCGCGCACGACTTCTGCACCGCTTATCCCGAGGGCAACGCCCTCATCGTGGCCTGCGAGTTCTGCTCGCTCTGCTACCAGCCGACCGACCTCGGCGTCGGCTCCCTGCTGTCCAACGGACTGTTCGGCGACGGCATCGCCGCGGCCGTCGTCCGGGGCCGCGGCGGCACCGGGATCAAGCTCGAACGCAACGGCTCGTACCTGATCCCCAAGACCGAAGAGTGGATCATGTACGACGTCCGGGCCACCGGTTTCCACTTCCTGCTGGACAAGCGGGTGCCGGGAACGATGGAGCCGCTGGCTCCCGCCCTCCACTCGCTCGCCCGGCAGCACGGCTGGGACGCCTCCGACCTGGACTTCTACATCATCCACGCGGGCGGCCCGCGCATCCTCGACGACCTCAGCAAGTTCCTCGAAGTCCCGCCGGACGCCTTCCGGTTCAGCCGGGCCACGCTCACCGAGTACGGCAACATCGCCAGTGCCGTCGTCCTGGACGCCGCGCGCCGGCTGTTCGACGAGGGCGGCGCCGAGCACGCCTCGCGCGGACTGCTCGCGGGCTTCGGACCCGGCATCACGGCGGAGATGTCTCTGGGCCGCTGGCAGAACCACGACGGGGAGCCGGCATGA
- a CDS encoding cytochrome P450 — MTEETITEAVPAVRDWPAVDLTGVEFDPVLAELMREGPVTRVKLPNGEGWAWLVTRHDDVRMVANDPRFSREAVMDHPVTRLAPHFIPARGAVGFLDPPDHTRLRRSVAAAFTARGVERVRDKSRRMLDELIDELLQEGPPTDLTERVLGPFPIAVICELMGVPPMDRQSMHTWTQFILSSSHGADVSEKAKNEMGSYFAKLIGDRGGSTDEDVTSLLGAAVGRDEITLEEAVGLAVLLQIGGEAVTNNCGQLFFLLLTRPDLAERLRAEPDIRPRAIDELLRYIPHRSAVGLSRIATEDVDIKGVRIRAGEAIYVSYLAANRDPEVFSDPETIDFSRSPNPHVAFGFGPHYCPGGMLARLESELLVDAFLDRMPGLRLAVAPEQVPFRKGALIRGPEALPVRW; from the coding sequence ATGACCGAAGAGACGATCACCGAGGCGGTGCCGGCGGTCCGCGACTGGCCCGCCGTCGACCTGACCGGCGTGGAGTTCGACCCCGTGCTGGCCGAGCTGATGCGTGAGGGCCCCGTCACCCGGGTCAAGCTGCCCAACGGCGAGGGCTGGGCCTGGCTGGTGACCCGCCACGACGACGTGCGCATGGTTGCCAACGACCCCCGGTTCAGCCGTGAGGCCGTCATGGACCATCCGGTCACCCGGCTCGCCCCGCACTTCATCCCGGCCCGGGGAGCGGTGGGCTTCCTCGACCCGCCCGACCACACCCGGCTGCGCCGGTCGGTGGCCGCCGCCTTCACGGCGCGCGGGGTGGAGCGGGTCCGCGACAAGTCCCGGCGGATGCTCGACGAGCTGATCGACGAACTGCTCCAGGAGGGTCCGCCCACCGATCTCACCGAGAGGGTCCTCGGCCCCTTCCCCATCGCGGTCATCTGCGAGCTGATGGGTGTGCCGCCCATGGACCGGCAGAGCATGCACACCTGGACCCAGTTCATCCTGTCCTCCTCGCACGGCGCCGACGTCAGCGAGAAGGCCAAGAACGAGATGGGGTCCTACTTCGCGAAACTCATCGGCGACCGCGGGGGCAGTACCGACGAGGACGTCACCTCGCTGCTCGGCGCGGCCGTGGGCCGGGACGAGATCACCCTGGAGGAGGCCGTCGGACTCGCCGTCCTCCTCCAGATCGGCGGCGAGGCGGTCACCAACAACTGCGGGCAGTTGTTCTTCCTCCTCCTGACCCGCCCCGACCTGGCCGAACGGCTGCGGGCGGAGCCGGACATCCGCCCCCGGGCCATCGACGAACTGCTGCGCTACATCCCGCACCGCAGCGCGGTGGGCCTCTCCCGCATCGCTACCGAGGACGTGGACATCAAGGGCGTACGGATCCGGGCGGGCGAGGCGATCTACGTGTCGTACCTGGCCGCGAACCGCGATCCGGAGGTCTTCTCCGACCCGGAGACCATCGACTTCTCCCGCAGTCCCAACCCGCACGTGGCGTTCGGCTTCGGCCCGCACTACTGCCCGGGCGGAATGCTGGCGAGGCTGGAGTCGGAACTCCTGGTCGACGCGTTCCTCGACCGGATGCCGGGCCTGCGGCTCGCCGTGGCGCCGGAGCAGGTCCCGTTCAGAAAGGGAGCGTTGATCCGCGGCCCCGAGGCCCTGCCCGTCAGGTGGTGA
- a CDS encoding cupin domain-containing protein translates to MTVPEGLLVPPGHGRVVRTPAQHVTFKVTGSHSRMASTFEVVVPPGFDVGAHVHTRSEELFYVLEGELDVLAFEPRIRTPDNWQKWESSSGTRVVRATPGTVIVVPPGCPHAFSNPTETPAKMFFQASPPPDHERYFEELLEILGNGGPPDHAAIEELRSRYDIEQLTPLKHR, encoded by the coding sequence ATGACCGTGCCCGAAGGGCTCCTCGTACCGCCCGGTCACGGCCGGGTCGTGCGCACGCCCGCCCAGCACGTGACGTTCAAGGTGACCGGCTCGCACTCCCGCATGGCGTCCACCTTCGAGGTGGTGGTGCCGCCCGGATTCGACGTGGGCGCCCATGTGCACACGCGCAGCGAGGAACTGTTCTACGTACTCGAAGGCGAGCTGGACGTGCTCGCCTTCGAACCCCGGATCCGCACCCCCGACAACTGGCAGAAGTGGGAGTCGAGTTCGGGCACCCGGGTGGTCAGGGCGACACCCGGCACGGTCATCGTCGTCCCGCCGGGCTGCCCGCACGCCTTCTCCAACCCCACCGAGACGCCGGCGAAGATGTTCTTCCAGGCGTCACCGCCGCCGGACCACGAGCGCTACTTCGAGGAACTGCTGGAGATCCTGGGCAACGGCGGCCCACCGGATCACGCGGCGATCGAGGAACTGCGCTCGCGGTACGACATCGAGCAGCTCACCCCTCTGAAGCACCGGTGA
- a CDS encoding acyl-CoA dehydrogenase family protein, which translates to MAEFTMELNDEQKEVRDWLHGFAADVIRPAAAEWDEREETPWPVIQEAAKVGIYSLDFYAQQYFDSTGLGIPMAMEELFWGDAGIALSIVGTGLAAVGVLANGTEEQIGTWIPQMYGDANDVKVAAFCSSEPDAGSDVASMRTRAVYDEAKDEWVLNGTKTWATNGGIANVHVVVAVVDADLGSKGHASFIVPPNTPGLSQGQKFKKHGIRASHTAEVVLEDVRVPGSCLLGGKEKLDERLARARERARAGGGERVKNAAMATFEASRPAVGAMAVGTARAAYEVALDYATTREQFGRPIIDNQGVAFQLADMRTSIDAARLLVWRASWMAVNGRPFTAAEGSMSKLFASETAKKVTGQAIQILGGNGYTREYPVERMHRDAAIYTIFEGTSEIQRLVIARTLSGMPIR; encoded by the coding sequence ATGGCCGAGTTCACCATGGAGCTCAACGACGAACAGAAGGAGGTCCGCGACTGGCTCCACGGGTTCGCCGCCGATGTGATCCGCCCCGCGGCCGCCGAGTGGGACGAGCGCGAGGAGACTCCCTGGCCGGTCATCCAGGAAGCCGCGAAGGTCGGCATCTATTCCCTGGACTTCTACGCCCAGCAGTACTTCGACTCCACCGGCCTCGGTATACCGATGGCCATGGAGGAACTGTTCTGGGGTGACGCGGGCATAGCCCTCTCCATCGTGGGCACCGGCCTCGCCGCCGTGGGTGTCCTCGCCAACGGCACCGAGGAGCAGATCGGTACCTGGATCCCCCAGATGTACGGGGATGCCAACGATGTCAAGGTCGCGGCCTTCTGTTCCTCCGAGCCCGACGCCGGCTCCGACGTCGCCTCCATGCGCACCCGGGCCGTGTACGACGAGGCCAAGGACGAATGGGTCCTCAACGGCACCAAGACCTGGGCGACCAACGGCGGCATCGCCAACGTCCACGTCGTCGTCGCGGTCGTCGACGCGGACCTCGGTTCCAAGGGCCATGCCTCCTTCATCGTGCCGCCGAACACCCCCGGCCTCTCGCAGGGCCAGAAGTTCAAGAAGCACGGTATCCGTGCCTCGCACACCGCCGAGGTCGTCCTGGAGGACGTCCGTGTCCCCGGTTCCTGCCTGCTCGGCGGCAAGGAGAAGCTGGACGAGCGTCTCGCCCGCGCCCGTGAGCGGGCCAGGGCGGGTGGCGGTGAGCGCGTGAAGAACGCCGCGATGGCCACGTTCGAGGCGTCCCGTCCGGCCGTCGGCGCGATGGCGGTGGGCACCGCCCGTGCCGCGTACGAGGTCGCCCTCGACTATGCGACGACCCGTGAGCAGTTCGGGCGGCCGATCATCGACAACCAGGGTGTCGCGTTCCAGCTCGCCGATATGCGTACCTCCATCGATGCGGCGCGTCTGCTGGTGTGGCGCGCTTCGTGGATGGCGGTCAACGGCAGGCCGTTCACGGCGGCGGAGGGATCGATGTCCAAGCTCTTCGCCAGCGAGACGGCGAAGAAGGTCACCGGCCAGGCGATCCAGATCCTGGGGGGCAACGGCTACACCCGTGAGTACCCGGTGGAGCGGATGCACCGGGATGCCGCTATTTACACCATCTTCGAGGGCACGAGCGAGATCCAGCGGCTGGTGATCGCCCGGACGCTCTCCGGCATGCCGATCCGGTAG
- a CDS encoding TetR family transcriptional regulator translates to MDTTQRTDQQRSADRRRRELLEAADRVVLRDGPGASMNAIAAEAGITKPILYRHFGDKGGLYAALAKRHTDALLGALRAALDAPAERRERVESTLDTYLAAIEARPQVYRFLMHPSEGGQPGDPGFDVGKHSAPLLRRMGEELAEVIEERVDLGPGSQQLARVWGHGIVGMMHAAGDWWLGERPCTRAELVRSLADLLWGRLAAAGDRVGGPGF, encoded by the coding sequence ATGGACACCACACAGCGGACCGATCAGCAGAGGTCCGCCGACCGCCGCCGGCGAGAGCTGCTGGAGGCCGCGGACAGAGTGGTGCTCCGCGACGGCCCCGGCGCCTCGATGAACGCCATCGCCGCCGAGGCGGGCATCACCAAGCCGATCCTGTACCGGCACTTCGGTGACAAGGGTGGTCTCTACGCGGCGCTCGCCAAGCGGCACACCGACGCACTCCTCGGTGCGCTGCGGGCCGCGCTGGACGCGCCCGCCGAGCGCCGGGAACGGGTGGAGTCGACCCTCGACACGTATCTGGCGGCCATCGAGGCACGCCCCCAGGTCTACCGCTTCCTGATGCACCCCTCCGAGGGCGGACAGCCGGGCGACCCCGGCTTCGACGTCGGCAAGCACTCCGCGCCGCTGCTGCGCCGCATGGGCGAGGAACTGGCCGAGGTCATCGAGGAACGGGTGGATCTCGGCCCGGGCAGTCAGCAGCTGGCGCGGGTGTGGGGCCACGGGATCGTCGGCATGATGCATGCCGCCGGGGACTGGTGGCTGGGCGAACGGCCGTGCACGCGCGCCGAATTGGTGCGGAGCCTCGCCGATCTGCTGTGGGGCCGGCTGGCCGCGGCGGGAGATCGCGTCGGCGGCCCCGGGTTCTGA
- the def gene encoding peptide deformylase, with translation MRHGSIPGSRGRIRPVTLLGDPVLHTACEEVTDFGPELARLVEDMFATMYAARGVGLAANQVGAALRVFVYDCPDDDEVRHLGHVVNPRLVEADGVVLRGPEGCLSLPGLEAGTERYDHAVVEGFTADGEPVRVHGTGWFARCLQHEYDHLEGGLYVDRLSGWRRRRVMRQAARASWGR, from the coding sequence ATGCGACACGGCTCCATCCCCGGCTCCCGAGGGCGCATCCGCCCGGTGACCCTGCTCGGCGACCCCGTTCTGCACACGGCGTGCGAGGAGGTCACCGACTTCGGTCCCGAACTCGCCCGGCTCGTCGAGGACATGTTCGCGACGATGTACGCGGCGCGGGGCGTCGGCCTCGCCGCCAACCAGGTCGGTGCGGCGCTGCGGGTGTTCGTGTACGACTGCCCGGACGACGACGAGGTCCGCCATCTGGGACATGTGGTGAACCCACGTCTCGTCGAGGCGGACGGCGTGGTCCTGCGTGGTCCGGAGGGCTGTCTCTCGCTGCCGGGCCTGGAGGCGGGTACCGAACGGTACGACCACGCCGTCGTCGAGGGATTCACCGCGGACGGGGAGCCCGTGCGTGTGCACGGCACGGGATGGTTCGCCCGGTGCCTGCAGCACGAGTACGACCACCTGGAGGGCGGCCTGTACGTGGACCGGCTGAGCGGGTGGCGCCGGCGCCGGGTGATGCGGCAGGCGGCGCGGGCGTCCTGGGGGCGCTGA
- a CDS encoding MurT ligase domain-containing protein produces the protein MSGNSDPLTPRAKLAVTAGKAAAAVSRAAGRGSGSVIGGRVALKLDPDLLARLATHLDVILVSATNGKTTTTRLIAEALRAAGPVVSNALGANMPAGITSALAGGSDAKFAVIEVDEKYLSGVARDTDPKCIALLNLSRDQLDRAAETRMMAEHWREGLAGSKAVVVANADDPLVVWAASSSPNVMWVAAGQMWKDDAWSCPSCGGVMQRPGDDWFCGDCGFRRPTPTWALSGDHVLDPHGSAWPIHLQLPGRANKANAASSAAVAAVFGVPPQVALERMYQVQAVAGRYDVVQFMQRDLRLLLAKNPAGWLETFSLIDPPPTPVILSVNARGADGTDTSWLWDVDYTRLTGHPIFVLGDRKLDLAVRLEVANQSFQVCETLDQAVQLAPPGRIEVIANYTAFQDLRRRVGN, from the coding sequence ATGTCAGGCAACTCGGACCCGCTGACGCCGCGGGCCAAGCTGGCCGTGACGGCGGGCAAGGCGGCGGCGGCCGTCTCGCGGGCCGCCGGACGCGGCAGCGGATCGGTGATCGGCGGCCGGGTGGCACTCAAGCTCGACCCCGACCTGCTGGCCAGGCTCGCCACGCACCTGGACGTGATCCTGGTGTCGGCGACCAACGGCAAGACCACGACCACCCGGCTGATCGCGGAGGCGCTGCGCGCCGCGGGCCCGGTCGTGTCCAACGCGCTCGGCGCCAACATGCCCGCGGGCATCACCTCGGCACTGGCCGGCGGCTCGGACGCCAAGTTCGCGGTCATCGAGGTCGACGAGAAGTACCTCTCCGGTGTGGCGCGCGACACCGACCCGAAGTGCATCGCGCTGCTCAACCTCTCCCGCGACCAGCTCGACCGCGCCGCCGAGACCCGGATGATGGCCGAGCACTGGCGCGAGGGACTGGCCGGCTCCAAGGCCGTCGTGGTCGCCAACGCCGACGACCCCCTGGTCGTGTGGGCCGCCTCCTCCTCGCCGAACGTCATGTGGGTGGCGGCCGGTCAGATGTGGAAGGACGACGCCTGGTCCTGCCCGTCCTGCGGCGGTGTGATGCAGCGCCCCGGCGACGACTGGTTCTGCGGCGACTGCGGTTTCCGCCGCCCGACGCCGACCTGGGCGCTCTCCGGCGACCACGTGCTCGACCCGCACGGCTCCGCCTGGCCGATCCACCTCCAGCTGCCCGGCCGCGCCAACAAGGCGAACGCCGCCTCGTCGGCCGCCGTCGCCGCCGTCTTCGGGGTGCCCCCGCAGGTCGCCCTGGAGCGCATGTACCAGGTGCAGGCGGTGGCCGGACGCTACGACGTGGTGCAGTTCATGCAGCGCGACCTGCGTCTGCTGCTCGCCAAGAACCCCGCGGGCTGGCTGGAGACGTTCTCCCTGATCGACCCGCCGCCCACCCCGGTCATCCTGTCCGTGAACGCCCGGGGAGCCGACGGCACAGACACGTCCTGGCTGTGGGACGTCGACTACACCCGGCTGACCGGGCACCCGATCTTCGTCCTCGGTGATCGAAAGCTCGACCTCGCGGTGCGCCTCGAGGTCGCGAACCAGTCCTTCCAGGTCTGCGAGACCCTCGACCAGGCCGTGCAGCTCGCGCCGCCCGGCCGCATCGAGGTCATCGCGAACTACACCGCGTTCCAGGATTTGAGGCGTCGTGTCGGCAACTGA
- a CDS encoding type 1 glutamine amidotransferase, whose product MSDNSLRLVWIYPDLLSTYGDQGNALVVERRARQRGLDVARLDVRSDQPIPTSGDIYLIGGGEDRPQRLAAERLRRDGGLHRAVGNGAIVFSVCAGYQILGHEFINDLGQREPGLGLLDVVSTRGEGERCVGDVLGDIDPRLGLPQLTGFENHQGVTHLGPTARPFAQVRLGKGNGTGDGTEGAYNDTVFGTYMHGPVLARNPQIADLLLKLALDVNALPPIDDRWYEALRGERIAAAQQPA is encoded by the coding sequence ATGAGTGACAACAGCCTGCGTCTGGTGTGGATCTACCCGGACCTGCTGAGCACCTACGGTGACCAGGGCAACGCGCTCGTCGTGGAACGCCGGGCCCGCCAGCGCGGACTCGACGTCGCCCGCCTCGACGTGCGCAGCGACCAGCCGATCCCCACCTCCGGCGACATCTACCTGATCGGTGGCGGCGAGGACCGGCCGCAGCGCCTCGCCGCGGAGCGCCTGCGCCGCGACGGAGGCCTGCACCGCGCGGTCGGCAACGGCGCGATCGTGTTCTCGGTGTGCGCCGGCTACCAGATCCTCGGCCACGAGTTCATCAACGACCTCGGGCAGCGCGAGCCGGGCCTCGGCCTGCTCGACGTGGTCTCGACGCGCGGCGAGGGAGAGCGGTGCGTCGGTGACGTGCTCGGAGACATCGACCCGCGCCTGGGCCTGCCGCAGCTGACCGGTTTCGAGAACCACCAGGGCGTCACCCACCTCGGTCCCACCGCGCGCCCGTTCGCGCAGGTGCGGCTCGGCAAGGGCAACGGCACGGGCGACGGCACCGAAGGCGCGTACAACGACACGGTCTTCGGTACGTACATGCACGGTCCCGTGCTCGCCCGTAACCCGCAGATCGCCGACCTGCTGCTGAAGCTGGCGCTCGACGTGAACGCGCTGCCGCCGATCGACGACCGCTGGTACGAGGCGCTTCGGGGCGAGCGCATCGCCGCCGCCCAGCAGCCGGCCTGA